Proteins found in one Methanofollis fontis genomic segment:
- a CDS encoding HIT family protein gives MTCPFCNPEPPEVVLENDLCYARCDRYPVSPGHLLIIPFRHFADFFEATAGEEEALLALVREAKRHLDREFGPDGYNVGVNIGAAAGQTVMHLHVHLIPRYEGDIENPRGGVRGVIPEKRVY, from the coding sequence ATGACCTGTCCATTCTGCAACCCCGAACCCCCGGAGGTCGTGCTTGAAAACGACCTCTGCTATGCCCGCTGCGACCGCTATCCGGTGAGCCCGGGCCACCTGCTGATCATCCCGTTCCGGCATTTCGCAGACTTTTTCGAGGCCACCGCCGGGGAGGAGGAGGCATTGCTCGCCCTGGTCCGGGAGGCGAAACGCCACCTCGACCGCGAGTTCGGTCCCGACGGCTACAATGTCGGCGTGAATATCGGTGCGGCGGCCGGGCAGACGGTGATGCACCTGCACGTCCACCTGATCCCCCGGTATGAGGGGGATATCGAGAACCCGCGGGGCGGGGTGCGGGGAGTTATACCGGAGAAGAGGGTGTATTGA